One window from the genome of Fusobacterium varium encodes:
- the rbsK gene encoding ribokinase has product MKKVVVVGSINMDLVTMCQRVPEAGETIFGDKFFQVPGGKGANQGVAIGKLGTEVTMLGKVGNDSFGNDLINSMKNSGVNTEYIERSESSTGIAKIIVEGNGQNRILVVSGANMDVDKDYIDRHIDVIKNADIVVTQLELPLSTVEYALEKAKEFGKITILNPAPAAPLSEKMIKSSDIIIPNETELSMITKMATDTEEEIKAACEKLLAMGVKELIVTLGSKGSLHVNREKSEFHSAYIVKAVDTTAAGDSFIGGFVKALNGDNIDEAIEFGTKVSAIAVTRIGAQSSIPTLEEVNEFKGVKR; this is encoded by the coding sequence ATGAAAAAAGTAGTTGTAGTTGGAAGTATAAATATGGATTTAGTCACTATGTGTCAGAGAGTACCAGAGGCTGGAGAAACTATTTTTGGAGATAAATTTTTTCAAGTTCCTGGAGGTAAGGGAGCAAATCAAGGAGTGGCTATTGGTAAGCTAGGAACAGAAGTTACTATGCTAGGAAAGGTTGGTAACGACTCTTTTGGAAATGATCTTATAAACTCTATGAAAAATAGTGGAGTTAATACTGAGTATATAGAGAGATCTGAAAGCTCTACTGGAATAGCTAAGATAATAGTTGAAGGAAATGGGCAAAATAGAATACTTGTTGTTTCTGGAGCTAATATGGATGTGGATAAAGATTACATTGATAGACATATAGATGTAATTAAAAATGCAGATATAGTTGTTACTCAATTGGAACTACCTTTATCAACAGTTGAATATGCTCTTGAAAAAGCAAAGGAGTTTGGAAAGATAACTATATTGAACCCTGCTCCAGCAGCTCCTTTAAGTGAAAAGATGATAAAGTCTAGTGATATTATTATACCTAACGAAACTGAGTTAAGTATGATTACTAAAATGGCTACTGATACTGAAGAGGAGATAAAAGCAGCTTGTGAAAAACTTTTAGCTATGGGAGTTAAAGAACTTATTGTTACACTAGGGAGCAAAGGGTCACTACATGTAAATAGAGAAAAATCAGAGTTTCACAGTGCATATATAGTAAAAGCTGTGGATACAACAGCAGCAGGTGACAGTTTTATTGGTGGTTTTGTTAAAGCTTTAAATGGAGATAATATAGATGAAGCAATAGAATTTGGAACTAAAGTATCAGCAATAGCAGTTACAAGAATAGGGGCTCAAAGTTCTATTCCTACATTAGAAGAGGTAAATGAATTTAAAGGGGTGAAAAGATAA
- a CDS encoding LacI family DNA-binding transcriptional regulator translates to MNMKDIAKELGISVATVSRAINNSENINPETKKKVLEFVEKSGYTPNAIARNLSKMESKTIALLIPNISNPFFASLVEEICKAFSKTQFQIALYNTSEDLEQEKKAIKNILGERIAGVIAVLIKGTYDNNPFESLINHNIPVLLLDRDTTSFELPGVFLDNFNGAYKVVKKLLEKGHRKISILTGDLNSITSQERLRGYIKAHEDMEIPYSKEDIYEGDFLVDSGYSLGKEILKTSSTALFSSNNLMLLGFLKATREMKKDIDLACFEELDILDIFDIEVLACKIPLNIMGEKVFELFFTDKNKRKKIYIEPILKEGDE, encoded by the coding sequence ATGAATATGAAGGATATTGCCAAAGAATTAGGAATATCAGTAGCCACTGTTTCTCGAGCTATTAACAATAGCGAAAATATAAATCCTGAAACTAAAAAAAAGGTTTTAGAGTTTGTAGAAAAAAGTGGATATACTCCAAATGCAATAGCTAGGAATTTATCAAAGATGGAGAGTAAAACAATTGCTCTTTTGATTCCAAATATTAGTAACCCATTTTTTGCCTCACTTGTAGAGGAGATATGTAAAGCTTTTTCTAAAACACAATTTCAGATTGCACTATATAACACCTCTGAAGATTTAGAGCAAGAGAAAAAAGCTATAAAAAATATATTGGGAGAAAGAATTGCTGGAGTAATAGCTGTTTTAATCAAGGGGACATATGATAATAACCCTTTTGAATCATTGATAAATCACAATATTCCAGTTCTACTTTTAGATAGAGATACAACTTCATTTGAATTACCAGGAGTATTTTTAGATAACTTCAATGGAGCATACAAAGTTGTAAAAAAATTACTGGAGAAAGGGCATAGAAAAATTAGTATATTAACTGGAGATTTGAACTCGATTACTTCTCAAGAGAGATTAAGAGGGTATATTAAAGCTCACGAAGATATGGAGATTCCTTATTCAAAAGAGGATATATATGAGGGAGATTTCTTAGTTGATAGTGGATACAGTTTAGGAAAAGAGATTTTAAAAACTTCATCTACTGCACTATTCTCATCAAATAACCTTATGTTATTAGGTTTCTTAAAAGCAACTAGAGAGATGAAAAAAGATATTGATCTTGCTTGTTTTGAGGAGTTAGATATTTTAGATATATTTGATATTGAGGTTTTAGCTTGTAAAATTCCATTAAATATAATGGGAGAAAAGGTATTTGAACTATTTTTTACTGATAAAAACAAGAGAAAAAAAATATATATAGAACCGATTTTAAAAGAGGGTGATGAATAA